In a single window of the Pedococcus dokdonensis genome:
- a CDS encoding zinc-dependent alcohol dehydrogenase family protein, translating into MKATILNAPRDIRVEDVPDPTIVKPTDAIVRVTAACVCGSDLWPYRGINDVTEPTRIGHEFVGIVEEVGAEVRSLRVGDFVVAPFMYSDNTCPHCRVGIQSRCSAGGFWGGEDRDGAMVDGGQGEYVRVPLADGTLVATREVPDDSLVPSLLSLSDVMGTGWHAAVAARVQEGDTVVVVGDGAVGLSGVLAAQRMGAERIVAMSRHEPRQRIAREFGATDVVEARGDDAVSAVKELTDGVGADAVLECVGTNESMSTAIASARPGATVGYVGVPHGIEYPVRDLFVRNVGIAGGIAPARQYLPQLRDDVLSGAINPGLVFDLEVPLSEVAKGYAAMDERRAIKSLVRP; encoded by the coding sequence ATGAAGGCCACCATCCTCAACGCCCCCCGCGACATCCGCGTCGAAGACGTGCCGGACCCGACCATCGTCAAGCCGACCGACGCCATCGTGCGCGTCACTGCCGCGTGCGTGTGTGGGAGCGACCTGTGGCCCTATCGCGGGATCAACGACGTGACCGAGCCGACCCGGATCGGCCACGAGTTCGTCGGGATCGTCGAGGAGGTCGGCGCCGAGGTGCGGAGCCTGCGCGTGGGCGACTTCGTGGTGGCGCCGTTCATGTACTCCGACAACACCTGTCCGCACTGCCGGGTCGGCATCCAGTCGCGCTGCTCGGCCGGTGGCTTCTGGGGCGGCGAGGACCGTGACGGCGCGATGGTCGACGGTGGGCAGGGGGAGTACGTGCGCGTCCCGCTCGCCGACGGCACGCTCGTCGCGACCCGTGAGGTGCCGGACGACAGCCTGGTGCCGAGCCTGCTCAGCCTGTCGGACGTGATGGGCACGGGCTGGCACGCGGCAGTCGCCGCCCGCGTGCAGGAGGGCGACACCGTGGTGGTCGTCGGCGACGGCGCGGTCGGGCTGAGCGGCGTCCTGGCCGCCCAGCGGATGGGGGCCGAGCGGATCGTCGCGATGTCGCGCCACGAGCCCCGCCAGCGGATCGCCCGCGAGTTCGGCGCGACTGACGTGGTCGAGGCGCGCGGCGATGATGCCGTGAGCGCCGTCAAGGAGCTCACCGACGGGGTCGGCGCCGACGCGGTGCTGGAGTGCGTCGGCACCAACGAGTCGATGTCGACGGCCATCGCCTCCGCCCGTCCGGGCGCGACGGTGGGCTATGTCGGTGTGCCGCACGGGATCGAGTACCCGGTGCGGGACCTGTTCGTCCGCAACGTCGGGATCGCCGGCGGCATCGCGCCGGCTCGTCAGTACCTGCCGCAGCTGCGGGACGACGTGCTGTCGGGAGCGATCAACCCGGGCCTGGTCTTCGACCTCGAGGTGCCGCTCTCCGAGGTGGCGAAGGGCTACGCGGCGATGGACGAGCGGCGGGCGATCAAGTCACTCGTCCGTCCCTGA
- a CDS encoding polyamine aminopropyltransferase, producing MQDFRIEVDEHGGSTVLVDGYPQSYVSLEDPELLVFGYVQHLGAVLDSLPDGPVAVTHVGGAALTLPRYVQATRPGSPQIVLEPDAPLTEQVRRSLPLPAVTGSGCDPSEAVKAWRH from the coding sequence ATGCAGGACTTCCGGATCGAGGTCGACGAGCACGGCGGGAGCACCGTCCTCGTCGACGGCTACCCGCAGTCCTACGTCAGCCTCGAGGACCCCGAGCTGCTCGTCTTCGGCTACGTCCAGCACCTCGGCGCGGTGCTCGACTCGCTGCCCGACGGGCCGGTGGCGGTGACCCACGTCGGTGGCGCCGCCCTGACGCTGCCGCGCTACGTCCAGGCCACCCGGCCGGGCTCGCCGCAGATCGTGCTCGAGCCCGATGCGCCGCTCACCGAGCAGGTGCGCCGGTCGCTGCCGCTCCCCGCGGTCACCGGATCCGGGTGCGACCCCAGCGAGGCCGTGAAGGCGTGGCGGCACTGA
- a CDS encoding polyamine aminopropyltransferase, translated as MAALKDASADAVVVDAYAESQVPADLTSSEWFAEVARVLRPGGVVAMNTADEPDHRHASRVLAGLSEHLPHTVAIAQVDIWKRRRFGNLVLVGSSRPLLLGSIIRTVARGAFPSTVLDGDALRRALGSGRPFTDADAVPSPRPPTAPGEWRIR; from the coding sequence GTGGCGGCACTGAAGGACGCGAGCGCGGACGCCGTCGTCGTCGACGCGTATGCCGAGAGCCAGGTCCCGGCCGACCTCACCTCGTCGGAGTGGTTCGCCGAGGTCGCGCGGGTGCTCCGGCCCGGTGGCGTGGTGGCCATGAACACTGCCGACGAGCCCGACCACCGGCACGCTTCGCGGGTGCTGGCGGGGCTGTCGGAGCACCTGCCGCACACCGTCGCCATCGCGCAGGTCGACATCTGGAAACGGCGCCGGTTCGGCAACCTCGTCCTCGTCGGGTCGAGCCGGCCACTGCTCCTGGGGTCGATCATCCGCACCGTCGCCCGGGGCGCCTTCCCCAGCACCGTGCTCGACGGTGACGCACTGCGGCGTGCGCTCGGCTCGGGCCGTCCGTTCACCGACGCCGACGCCGTCCCCTCGCCGCGACCGCCGACCGCCCCCGGGGAGTGGCGGATCCGCTGA
- a CDS encoding Gfo/Idh/MocA family protein produces the protein MPSLTLPAPRTPDPREAPSLRWGILAPGGIARSFATALRAGTGQQLQAVASRSVDRARAFADEFAVTAAYGSYEELVADPDVDVVYVASPHSEHRAHALLATGAGKPVLVEKAFARSANEARDIIESAAAAGVFAMEAMWTRFLPHIDVVRQCLETGLLGEVHTVHADHGQRLYPNGPARLSEPSLAGGALLDLGVYPVSFAHFVLGDFADVTASGTRTDKGVDAQAAIGVTSSSGAMGVLGTTMLTKTPTTAVVCGTEARLEIDGDFYAPEAVVRLITNDGTELDQFSNEDTTHGLHFEAAEVARQVTAGALESPLLPLAETLTIMDALDDARAQVGVRYPGE, from the coding sequence ATGCCTTCCCTGACGCTCCCGGCTCCCCGCACGCCCGACCCTCGCGAGGCACCGTCGCTGCGCTGGGGGATCCTCGCCCCCGGGGGCATCGCGCGCTCCTTCGCCACCGCCCTGCGGGCAGGCACCGGCCAGCAGCTCCAGGCCGTCGCCTCGCGCAGCGTGGACCGGGCCCGGGCGTTCGCGGACGAGTTCGCCGTCACCGCCGCCTACGGGTCCTATGAGGAGCTGGTCGCAGACCCGGACGTCGACGTGGTCTACGTCGCCTCGCCCCACTCGGAGCACCGCGCCCACGCCCTGCTCGCGACCGGCGCGGGCAAGCCGGTGCTGGTCGAGAAGGCCTTCGCCCGCAGCGCCAACGAGGCTCGCGACATCATCGAATCCGCCGCTGCCGCAGGGGTTTTCGCGATGGAGGCGATGTGGACGCGGTTCCTCCCCCACATCGACGTCGTGCGGCAGTGCCTCGAGACCGGGCTGCTCGGTGAGGTCCACACGGTGCACGCCGACCACGGCCAGAGGCTCTACCCGAACGGACCAGCGCGCCTCTCCGAGCCGTCCCTGGCCGGCGGTGCGCTGCTCGACCTCGGCGTCTACCCGGTGTCGTTCGCGCACTTCGTGCTGGGCGACTTCGCCGACGTGACGGCGAGCGGGACCCGCACCGACAAGGGTGTCGACGCGCAGGCCGCGATCGGCGTCACGAGCAGCAGCGGGGCCATGGGGGTCCTCGGCACGACGATGCTGACCAAGACGCCCACCACGGCCGTGGTGTGTGGCACCGAGGCGCGGCTGGAGATCGACGGCGACTTCTACGCCCCGGAGGCGGTGGTCCGGCTCATCACGAACGACGGCACCGAGCTCGACCAGTTCAGCAACGAGGACACGACACACGGCTTGCACTTCGAAGCCGCCGAGGTGGCCCGCCAGGTGACCGCCGGCGCGCTCGAGTCGCCGCTGCTGCCGCTGGCCGAGACGCTGACCATCATGGACGCGCTCGACGACGCCCGTGCCCAGGTCGGCGTCCGCTACCCCGGCGAGTAG
- a CDS encoding VOC family protein, translated as MKMKLELVPLPVADVERSIAFYEGKLGFTKDVDHRPTEGIRIVQLTAESSGCSIGFGTGLGVYEGEPGSIRGLHLVVDDIDAARAELIERGVEVSEVHDFGGGVRGAEFADPDGNSFELQEMAWRRGDAF; from the coding sequence ATGAAGATGAAGCTGGAGCTCGTGCCGCTGCCCGTCGCCGACGTCGAGCGCTCGATCGCGTTCTACGAAGGAAAGCTCGGGTTCACCAAGGACGTCGACCACCGGCCCACCGAGGGCATCCGGATCGTCCAGCTGACCGCGGAGAGCTCCGGGTGCTCGATCGGCTTCGGGACCGGGCTCGGGGTCTACGAGGGCGAGCCGGGCAGCATCCGGGGCTTGCACCTCGTGGTCGACGACATCGACGCGGCTCGGGCCGAGCTCATCGAGCGCGGGGTCGAGGTCAGCGAGGTGCACGACTTCGGTGGTGGCGTGCGCGGGGCGGAGTTCGCCGACCCCGACGGCAACTCCTTCGAGCTCCAGGAGATGGCCTGGCGCAGAGGCGACGCCTTCTAG
- a CDS encoding sterol carrier family protein, whose amino-acid sequence MPPRRRVPVATGRAAVDAWRSLGEATERADVGTAVRYTLEELSVVAPGRSVEVRVPPFGAVQCIEGTTHTRGTPPAVIETDPQTWLAVATGALGWDDAWQSGTLRVSGHRADLTAYLPLA is encoded by the coding sequence ATGCCGCCGCGCCGCCGAGTCCCCGTCGCCACCGGACGGGCCGCGGTGGACGCCTGGCGCTCGCTGGGCGAGGCCACCGAGCGGGCCGACGTCGGCACGGCGGTCCGCTACACGCTCGAGGAGCTGAGCGTCGTCGCGCCGGGGCGCAGCGTCGAGGTGCGGGTCCCGCCGTTCGGCGCGGTCCAGTGCATCGAGGGGACCACCCACACCCGCGGCACCCCGCCGGCCGTCATCGAGACCGACCCGCAGACCTGGCTGGCCGTGGCGACCGGCGCGCTCGGCTGGGACGACGCCTGGCAGTCCGGCACGCTCCGGGTGAGCGGGCACCGCGCCGACCTCACGGCCTACCTCCCACTCGCCTGA
- a CDS encoding PPC domain-containing protein → MINRRHIAAAAATAVAGLVVASGPALAGPAGDLTPGQRDALAAGVQVAPKGATAGAKSTAVQPNPYLAQLPDATTIDYTTWREAMARDGRARAKGSTLKSVQKAAAAATTARAVRTIVHDEEEPAGTSGANDTRENAEPIAGFGTGAKQASQLRILGSMPDLAPTATALAPVAEDNGSIPLAGNTGITGSGARTTTGQLGDGPHGSAGDGTNDFDFYKLTVNAGNTILVDTSASAATADTIVAVYSSTGERLAVDDDSGPGFTSVLSWTAPATATYYAMVAGYAIPGSFPRDPMDSGSGFGGATEPAYSLRIAAFAVDHDFYSFALKPGDVVGGTVTGSSRALTLYRPDGVQMMGTDQDASSLYPPTSPLPGGGNAVLAYVAESAGQYVLELGSGVGAYDVTVNGFRPGSEIDPSTRTQTVFLDFDGATVNTAIWGGPGVRTLSPFGSFVAKWGLTRAQEGALIDAITAEVTENIKQDLRAVNSDVRVKVLNSKDHADPFGKENVSRVIVGGTIAQSGISTIGIAQFIDPGNYGHEDSAVVLLDVLSDPSGPASLNTYLNAGSDRVGFVSQAVGNVIAHEVGHMIGNYHTDNANPQHSLMDAGGTGFGNLFGVGPDNVGGTADDEDVDFALDDYIPAEGFTGKENTLNVAAWAYTAPR, encoded by the coding sequence ATGATCAACAGGAGGCACATCGCCGCAGCCGCGGCCACCGCAGTCGCGGGCCTCGTCGTCGCCTCGGGGCCGGCACTCGCCGGACCCGCGGGCGACCTGACACCGGGCCAGCGCGACGCGTTGGCGGCCGGGGTGCAGGTGGCGCCCAAGGGCGCGACGGCGGGCGCGAAGTCGACGGCGGTCCAGCCGAACCCGTATCTGGCGCAGCTGCCCGATGCGACCACAATCGACTACACGACCTGGCGCGAGGCCATGGCGAGGGATGGCAGGGCCCGCGCAAAGGGCAGCACGCTCAAGTCCGTGCAGAAGGCCGCAGCTGCGGCCACCACCGCACGGGCGGTCCGCACGATCGTGCACGACGAGGAGGAGCCGGCCGGCACGAGCGGGGCCAACGACACCCGCGAGAACGCCGAACCGATCGCAGGGTTCGGCACGGGGGCCAAGCAGGCGTCGCAGCTGCGCATCCTCGGCTCGATGCCCGACCTCGCCCCCACCGCCACCGCACTGGCACCGGTCGCCGAGGACAACGGGTCGATCCCGCTGGCCGGCAACACCGGGATCACCGGGTCGGGCGCGCGGACCACCACGGGCCAGCTCGGCGACGGACCGCACGGCAGCGCAGGCGACGGCACCAACGACTTCGACTTCTACAAGCTGACCGTCAACGCCGGCAACACCATCCTCGTCGACACCTCCGCCTCCGCGGCGACCGCCGACACGATCGTGGCGGTCTACTCGAGCACCGGTGAGCGGCTCGCGGTCGACGACGACAGCGGGCCGGGGTTCACCAGCGTCCTCAGCTGGACCGCGCCGGCCACCGCGACCTACTACGCAATGGTCGCCGGCTACGCCATCCCGGGCTCCTTCCCCCGCGACCCGATGGACTCCGGCAGCGGCTTCGGGGGCGCCACCGAACCCGCCTACAGCCTGCGGATCGCGGCCTTCGCCGTCGACCACGACTTCTACTCGTTCGCGCTCAAGCCGGGCGACGTCGTCGGCGGCACGGTGACGGGCTCCTCCCGGGCGCTCACCCTCTACCGGCCCGACGGCGTGCAGATGATGGGCACCGACCAGGACGCCTCCTCGCTCTACCCGCCCACCTCACCGCTGCCCGGTGGCGGCAACGCGGTGCTGGCGTATGTCGCGGAGTCAGCCGGTCAGTACGTCCTGGAGCTGGGCTCCGGCGTCGGCGCGTACGACGTGACGGTCAACGGGTTCCGGCCCGGGTCCGAGATCGACCCGTCCACGCGGACCCAGACGGTGTTCCTCGACTTCGACGGGGCCACCGTCAACACCGCGATCTGGGGCGGTCCCGGCGTGCGCACCCTCTCGCCGTTCGGGTCGTTCGTCGCCAAGTGGGGTCTGACCCGTGCGCAGGAGGGCGCGCTGATCGATGCGATCACGGCCGAGGTCACCGAGAACATCAAGCAGGACCTGCGGGCGGTCAACTCCGACGTGCGGGTCAAGGTGCTCAACAGCAAGGACCACGCCGACCCCTTCGGCAAGGAGAACGTGTCGCGCGTGATCGTCGGCGGCACCATCGCCCAGTCGGGGATCTCCACCATCGGCATCGCGCAGTTCATCGACCCGGGCAACTACGGGCACGAGGACAGCGCCGTCGTGCTGCTCGACGTCCTGAGCGACCCCAGCGGGCCGGCCTCCCTCAACACCTACCTGAACGCCGGCAGCGACCGGGTCGGGTTCGTGTCGCAGGCGGTGGGCAACGTGATCGCGCACGAGGTCGGCCACATGATCGGCAACTACCACACCGACAACGCCAACCCGCAGCACAGCCTGATGGACGCGGGTGGCACCGGCTTCGGCAACCTGTTCGGCGTCGGGCCCGACAACGTCGGTGGCACGGCCGACGACGAGGACGTCGACTTCGCGCTCGACGACTACATCCCCGCCGAGGGGTTCACCGGGAAGGAGAACACCCTCAACGTCGCCGCGTGGGCCTACACCGCACCGCGGTGA
- the purL gene encoding phosphoribosylformylglycinamidine synthase subunit PurL, translating into MTVQTERPSVDTVEHAATTPDTEQPWAELGLKADEYANIREIVGRRPTSAELAMYSVMWSEHCSYKSSKVHFSLWGENTTDEMREKLLVGIGENAGVVDIGDGWAVTFKVESHNHPSYVEPYQGAATGVGGIVRDIMSMGARPIAVMDPLRFGNLNHPDTQRVLPGVVAGVGGYGNCLGLPNIGGEVVFDDCYQGNPLVNALCVGAMRVEDIHLAKASGVGNKVVLFGAKTGGDGIGGVSVLASETFDEGGPTKRPAVQVGDPFAEKVLIECCLDLYAAHVVDGIQDLGGAGLSCATSELASNGDGGMQIELDRVPLRDASLRPEEILMSESQERMMAVVAPEHLDEFLAITDRWDVEATVLGEVTDGDHLVITWHGEVIVDVPPRSVAHEGPTYHRPLERPAYLDALQGNGTDSLGRPVDGDGLRSDLLTLLASPNLCDKSWVTDQYDRYVLGNTALAMPDDAGVVRVDEETGRGVAVSTDCNGRFAKLDPYAGAQLALAESYRNVATAGATPLAVTDCLNFGSPEDPGVMWQFREAVKGIAEGCKTLGIPVTGGNVSFYNQTGDVAIHPTPVIGVLGVMDDVARRTPSGWKTPGQVIYLLGATGDELGGGEWAHVVHGHLGGFPPAVDLGAEQLLGEILVNASRDGLVDAAHDLSDGGLAVALAEATLRYGVGARIWLEEVCERDGIDAFTALFSESTARVVVAVPRSEEVRFTDMCTARGQVHARIGVVDDETDGLDVQGQFTVSLADLRTAHTATMRDVFGD; encoded by the coding sequence ATGACCGTCCAGACCGAGCGCCCGTCCGTCGACACCGTCGAGCACGCGGCCACCACCCCTGACACCGAGCAGCCGTGGGCCGAGCTCGGGCTGAAGGCCGACGAGTACGCCAACATCCGCGAGATCGTCGGTCGCCGGCCGACCAGCGCCGAGCTGGCGATGTACTCGGTGATGTGGTCGGAGCACTGCTCCTACAAGTCGTCCAAGGTGCACTTCTCCCTCTGGGGCGAGAACACCACCGACGAGATGCGCGAGAAGCTGCTCGTCGGGATCGGCGAGAACGCCGGGGTCGTCGACATCGGCGACGGCTGGGCGGTGACCTTCAAGGTCGAGTCGCACAACCACCCGTCCTACGTCGAGCCCTACCAGGGCGCGGCGACCGGGGTCGGTGGCATCGTCCGCGACATCATGTCGATGGGTGCGCGCCCGATCGCGGTGATGGACCCGCTGCGGTTCGGCAACCTCAACCACCCCGACACCCAGCGCGTCCTGCCCGGCGTCGTGGCTGGCGTCGGTGGCTACGGCAACTGCCTCGGGCTGCCCAACATCGGCGGCGAGGTCGTGTTCGACGACTGCTACCAAGGCAATCCGCTCGTCAACGCGCTCTGCGTCGGCGCCATGCGGGTCGAGGACATCCACCTCGCCAAGGCGTCCGGTGTCGGCAACAAGGTCGTGCTGTTCGGGGCCAAGACCGGCGGCGACGGCATCGGCGGCGTGTCGGTGCTCGCGTCCGAGACGTTCGACGAGGGCGGGCCGACCAAGCGCCCCGCTGTCCAGGTCGGCGACCCGTTCGCCGAGAAGGTCCTCATCGAGTGCTGCCTCGACCTCTATGCCGCCCACGTGGTCGACGGCATCCAGGACCTCGGCGGGGCAGGCCTGTCGTGTGCCACCAGCGAGCTCGCGTCCAACGGTGACGGCGGGATGCAGATCGAGCTCGACCGCGTGCCGCTGCGCGACGCCTCGCTGCGACCCGAGGAGATCCTCATGTCGGAGAGCCAGGAGCGCATGATGGCCGTGGTGGCTCCTGAGCATCTCGACGAGTTCCTGGCGATCACCGACCGCTGGGACGTCGAGGCCACCGTGCTCGGCGAGGTGACCGACGGCGACCACCTCGTGATCACCTGGCACGGCGAGGTCATCGTCGACGTTCCGCCGCGGTCGGTCGCCCACGAGGGCCCGACCTACCACCGCCCGCTGGAGCGGCCGGCATACCTCGATGCGTTGCAGGGCAACGGCACCGACTCTCTGGGGCGTCCCGTGGACGGCGACGGGCTCAGGAGCGACCTGCTCACCCTGCTCGCGTCCCCGAACCTCTGCGACAAGTCCTGGGTCACCGACCAGTACGACCGCTACGTCCTGGGCAACACCGCGCTCGCGATGCCCGACGACGCCGGGGTCGTGCGCGTCGACGAGGAGACCGGGCGCGGGGTCGCGGTGTCGACCGACTGCAACGGCAGGTTCGCCAAGCTCGACCCGTATGCCGGCGCGCAGCTGGCTCTCGCGGAGTCCTACCGCAACGTCGCGACGGCGGGGGCGACCCCGCTCGCGGTCACCGACTGCCTCAACTTCGGGTCGCCCGAGGACCCGGGTGTCATGTGGCAGTTCCGCGAGGCCGTCAAGGGCATCGCCGAGGGCTGCAAGACGCTCGGGATCCCCGTCACCGGCGGCAACGTGAGCTTCTACAACCAGACCGGCGACGTGGCGATCCACCCCACGCCGGTCATCGGCGTCCTCGGCGTCATGGACGACGTGGCGCGGCGCACTCCGTCCGGCTGGAAGACGCCCGGCCAGGTCATCTACCTGCTGGGCGCCACCGGTGACGAGCTCGGTGGCGGCGAGTGGGCGCACGTCGTGCACGGCCACCTCGGCGGCTTCCCGCCGGCGGTCGACCTGGGTGCGGAGCAGCTGCTCGGCGAGATCCTCGTCAACGCCAGCCGCGACGGGCTCGTCGACGCTGCCCACGACCTGTCCGACGGTGGCCTCGCCGTCGCGCTGGCCGAGGCGACCTTGCGGTATGGCGTGGGCGCCCGGATCTGGCTCGAGGAGGTCTGCGAGCGCGACGGGATCGACGCGTTCACGGCGCTGTTCAGCGAGTCCACGGCGCGCGTCGTCGTGGCGGTGCCGCGCTCGGAAGAGGTGCGGTTCACCGACATGTGCACCGCCCGTGGCCAGGTGCACGCGCGGATCGGCGTCGTCGACGACGAGACCGATGGGCTCGACGTGCAGGGTCAGTTCACGGTGTCGCTGGCCGACCTGCGCACCGCGCACACGGCCACCATGCGGGACGTCTTCGGCGACTGA
- the purQ gene encoding phosphoribosylformylglycinamidine synthase subunit PurQ: MKVGVVTFPGSLDDRDAARAVRAVGAEAVTLWHGDADLKGVDAVILPGGFSYGDYLRCGAIARFAPVMDALVPAAKGGLPVIGICNGFQVLCESHLLPGALIRNDHRKFNCVDQRLVVENAGTAWTSDFEAGQEITIVLKNGEGGFVADERTLDELEGEGRVVFRYAGDNPNGSYRAIAGITNDRGNIVGLMPHPEHCIEDGYGPSTDGLPFFTSVLKAAVTA; this comes from the coding sequence GTGAAGGTCGGGGTCGTCACGTTCCCGGGCTCGCTCGACGACCGTGATGCGGCCCGGGCGGTGCGCGCCGTCGGCGCCGAGGCCGTCACGCTGTGGCACGGAGACGCCGACCTCAAGGGGGTCGACGCGGTCATCCTGCCGGGCGGCTTCTCCTACGGCGACTACCTGCGGTGTGGCGCGATCGCCCGCTTCGCCCCGGTCATGGACGCGCTCGTCCCCGCCGCGAAGGGCGGCCTGCCGGTGATCGGGATCTGCAACGGCTTCCAGGTGCTGTGTGAGTCGCACCTGCTGCCCGGCGCGCTGATCCGCAACGACCACCGCAAGTTCAACTGCGTCGACCAGCGGCTCGTCGTCGAGAACGCCGGGACTGCTTGGACCTCGGACTTCGAGGCCGGCCAGGAGATCACCATCGTCCTCAAGAACGGCGAGGGTGGCTTCGTGGCCGACGAGCGCACCCTCGACGAACTCGAGGGTGAGGGCCGTGTGGTGTTCCGGTATGCCGGTGACAACCCCAACGGCTCGTACCGCGCCATCGCGGGCATCACCAACGACCGCGGCAACATCGTCGGGCTCATGCCGCACCCCGAGCACTGCATCGAGGACGGCTACGGCCCCTCGACCGACGGGCTCCCGTTCTTCACCTCCGTCCTGAAGGCAGCTGTCACCGCATGA
- the purS gene encoding phosphoribosylformylglycinamidine synthase subunit PurS translates to MGHVVIDVMLKPEILDPQGQAVNGALPRLGFEQFTDVRQGKRFVLTVDGEVTDEHLAAAAEAAEKLLSNPVIEDVVSVRAQDPDQ, encoded by the coding sequence ATGGGCCACGTCGTCATCGACGTCATGTTGAAGCCAGAGATCCTCGACCCCCAGGGTCAGGCCGTGAACGGGGCGCTCCCCCGACTCGGCTTCGAGCAGTTCACCGACGTGCGGCAGGGCAAGCGGTTCGTGCTCACCGTCGACGGCGAGGTGACCGACGAGCACCTCGCCGCGGCAGCCGAGGCGGCCGAGAAGCTGCTCTCCAACCCCGTCATCGAGGACGTCGTGTCCGTCCGGGCGCAGGACCCCGACCAGTGA
- a CDS encoding nitroreductase/quinone reductase family protein: MSTASWGNRIGVWMYRRLDGRAMGGTAQAPVVMLTTTGRRTGLPRSTCVRALRQPDGFLVWGTGSGSPHDPDWFRNLRAAGETELRVPGHGGRALARELVGAERDRVWDEVVLAALPGVARYARKAGRPIPVALLTPVGQDEKVRPVSRS, from the coding sequence ATGTCGACGGCCTCATGGGGCAACCGGATCGGCGTCTGGATGTACCGGCGCCTGGACGGGCGTGCGATGGGTGGGACCGCGCAGGCACCCGTCGTGATGCTCACCACGACGGGTCGGCGCACCGGACTGCCCCGCTCGACCTGCGTGCGGGCGCTGCGGCAGCCCGACGGGTTCCTGGTCTGGGGCACCGGCTCGGGCAGCCCGCACGACCCGGACTGGTTCCGCAACCTGCGCGCCGCCGGCGAGACGGAGCTCAGGGTGCCCGGCCACGGTGGTCGCGCCCTGGCCCGGGAGCTCGTGGGCGCCGAGCGCGACCGGGTCTGGGACGAGGTGGTGCTCGCCGCGCTCCCCGGCGTCGCGAGGTATGCCCGCAAGGCTGGCCGGCCGATCCCCGTCGCGCTGCTGACCCCGGTGGGTCAGGACGAGAAGGTCCGCCCGGTCAGTCGCTCGTAG
- a CDS encoding phosphoribosylaminoimidazolesuccinocarboxamide synthase, producing the protein MTSPQPGPAALPLDLPGYAHVYSGKVRDLYAPLDPSGAPRDDQLLLVASDRLSAFDFILGTPIPDKGAVLTQLSLWWFEQLEDLVPNHVVSTEVPAEVAGRAVLVRRLEMLPVECVARAYLTGGGLREYVADGHVSGVRLPDGLVDGSRLPEPVFTPSTKAPVGEHDQPMSYAEVVAAVGERTAQRASDLTTRILARGNEIAAERGILIADTKVEFGIDGDDLVLADEVLTPDSSRFWPADQWEPGHTQPSFDKEFVREWLTSPASGWDKASGEAPPPLPDDVLERTRAKYVEAYERLTGRTFSS; encoded by the coding sequence ATGACGTCCCCCCAGCCCGGGCCCGCAGCCCTGCCGCTCGACCTGCCCGGCTACGCCCACGTCTACTCGGGCAAGGTCCGCGACCTCTACGCCCCCCTCGACCCCTCCGGCGCGCCGCGCGACGACCAGCTGCTCCTGGTCGCCAGCGACCGCCTCTCGGCCTTCGACTTCATCCTCGGGACGCCGATCCCCGACAAGGGCGCGGTGCTCACCCAGCTGTCGCTGTGGTGGTTCGAGCAGCTCGAGGACCTGGTGCCCAACCACGTCGTCTCGACCGAGGTCCCGGCCGAGGTCGCCGGGCGGGCGGTGCTCGTGCGGCGGCTCGAGATGCTGCCGGTCGAGTGCGTGGCCCGCGCCTACCTCACCGGTGGTGGGCTGCGTGAGTACGTCGCCGACGGCCACGTGAGCGGGGTGCGGCTCCCCGACGGTCTCGTCGACGGTTCACGCCTGCCCGAACCGGTCTTCACCCCGTCCACCAAGGCGCCCGTGGGCGAGCACGACCAGCCGATGTCGTATGCCGAGGTCGTGGCTGCCGTGGGCGAGCGCACCGCCCAGCGCGCCAGCGACCTCACCACCCGGATCCTCGCCCGGGGCAACGAGATCGCGGCAGAGCGGGGCATCCTCATCGCCGACACCAAGGTCGAGTTCGGGATCGACGGCGACGACCTGGTCCTCGCCGACGAGGTCCTGACGCCGGACTCGTCGAGGTTCTGGCCAGCCGACCAGTGGGAGCCCGGGCACACGCAGCCGTCCTTCGACAAGGAGTTCGTCCGCGAGTGGCTGACCTCGCCCGCGAGCGGCTGGGACAAGGCCTCCGGCGAGGCCCCGCCGCCCCTGCCGGACGACGTGCTCGAGCGCACCCGGGCCAAGTACGTCGAGGCCTACGAGCGACTGACCGGGCGGACCTTCTCGTCCTGA